From one Peptoniphilaceae bacterium AMB_02 genomic stretch:
- the ispF gene encoding 2-C-methyl-D-erythritol 2,4-cyclodiphosphate synthase: MRIGNGYDVHALVEGRKLILGGVEIEHEKGLLGHSDADVLVHAIMDALLGALALRDIGYHFPDTESEYKDINSLLLLEKVSELIHNRGYRIINIDSTITAQRPKLSPYIDEMRENVSRVLKIDRDLVSIKPTTTEKLGFVGREEGMEAYCVCLVEEIEK; the protein is encoded by the coding sequence ATGAGGATAGGTAATGGATACGATGTACACGCATTGGTAGAAGGCAGGAAACTGATACTTGGCGGAGTAGAAATAGAACATGAAAAAGGTCTATTGGGTCATTCTGATGCAGATGTACTAGTGCATGCAATTATGGATGCACTTTTAGGGGCATTGGCATTAAGAGATATTGGTTACCATTTTCCTGATACCGAATCGGAATACAAAGATATAAATTCACTACTATTACTTGAAAAAGTAAGTGAATTGATTCATAATAGAGGATACAGGATTATAAATATAGATAGTACTATAACCGCTCAAAGACCAAAATTAAGTCCATATATTGATGAAATGCGAGAAAATGTTTCAAGGGTATTAAAGATAGACAGAGACCTGGTCTCAATTAAACCCACTACAACTGAAAAGCTTGGATTTGTTGGAAGAGAAGAAGGGATGGAAGCTTATTGCGTCTGTCTCGTTGAGGAAATAGAAAAATAA
- a CDS encoding response regulator transcription factor — translation MKVLIIDDDKLITHALKTIIEMEEDMEVAALGFSAEDAINLYDVHRPDILLLDIRMKDKSGIDAFKDIIKKHPAANIVFLTTFMDDEYIKDSLMHGAKGYLLKSEFENIVPAIRSVYAGQSVFESKVASKIPDILNTSPKYDPDLSEKELELLKYISEGLNNKEIANVMYLSEGTVRNYISVILEKLNLRDRTQLAVYYLKGQ, via the coding sequence ATGAAAGTATTAATTATAGATGATGATAAACTGATAACCCATGCCCTAAAAACCATTATTGAGATGGAAGAGGATATGGAGGTAGCAGCACTTGGATTTAGTGCTGAAGATGCAATAAATCTGTATGATGTACACCGTCCTGATATTCTTCTTTTAGATATACGCATGAAAGATAAAAGTGGAATTGATGCATTTAAAGACATTATTAAAAAGCATCCTGCGGCAAATATCGTTTTTTTGACAACATTTATGGATGATGAGTATATAAAAGACAGCTTAATGCATGGTGCAAAGGGATATCTGCTTAAATCTGAATTTGAGAATATTGTGCCTGCAATAAGATCGGTATATGCCGGACAGAGTGTGTTTGAATCTAAAGTAGCTTCTAAGATTCCTGATATTCTAAATACAAGTCCTAAATACGATCCTGATTTGTCCGAAAAAGAACTGGAATTACTAAAATATATATCTGAAGGTTTAAACAATAAAGAGATTGCAAATGTGATGTACTTAAGTGAAGGTACTGTTAGGAATTATATCAGTGTTATTCTGGAAAAATTAAATCTACGCGATAGAACACAGCTCGCTGTCTACTATCTAAAAGGTCAATAA
- a CDS encoding histidine kinase, whose protein sequence is MNKKISMMSIWFVLILIVSKNSFSEYSVVVASLGLMLVAFIDSVKHKYITYFAIIFVIAISYYLPEIFIFYPLIIYTLEIQSIRNIIVYLLPLLAFVLFKKIYLVQILISFSLTMVFYYKDYIYENLSSRYNDYFGRSRKLQDDLTSLNRELQESQNRGISIALLEERNRIARDIHDGVGHMISRGILQLGAMIVSSKNESEKEKLEELNLTLKSSMEQLRKSVHNIVEEKINLENSLEEIVSKFTFCKLDYHYSLTHEFETKDIYSIIFIIKEALNNITKHSNASKASISIRESKDYVFLLILDNGKVSGDIKYGMGIYSISNRVKDMNANLDISTVNGFRIFITIPK, encoded by the coding sequence ATGAACAAAAAAATTAGCATGATGTCAATATGGTTTGTTTTAATTCTTATAGTAAGTAAAAATAGTTTTAGTGAATATTCGGTCGTAGTAGCATCACTTGGGCTTATGCTTGTTGCTTTTATTGACTCTGTAAAGCACAAATATATTACCTATTTTGCTATAATTTTTGTAATCGCTATTTCTTACTACCTACCTGAGATTTTTATTTTCTACCCACTTATTATCTATACCTTGGAAATACAGTCTATTAGAAACATCATAGTATACTTGCTACCTCTTCTGGCATTTGTATTGTTCAAAAAAATATACTTGGTTCAAATTTTGATATCATTCTCACTTACCATGGTCTTTTATTATAAAGATTATATTTATGAAAACCTTAGTAGTAGGTATAATGATTATTTTGGACGATCTAGAAAACTACAAGATGATTTAACTTCCTTAAATAGAGAATTACAGGAAAGCCAAAACAGAGGTATTTCGATTGCTCTATTAGAGGAGAGAAACCGAATTGCAAGAGATATCCACGATGGTGTGGGTCATATGATTTCAAGAGGAATCTTGCAATTGGGAGCTATGATAGTAAGTTCAAAGAATGAATCAGAAAAAGAAAAACTGGAGGAACTAAATCTAACCTTGAAATCTTCGATGGAACAGCTTAGGAAGAGCGTTCACAATATAGTAGAAGAAAAAATAAACTTAGAAAATTCTCTTGAAGAGATTGTTTCCAAATTTACTTTTTGTAAACTGGATTACCATTATTCATTAACACATGAATTCGAAACAAAGGATATCTATTCTATTATATTTATTATCAAGGAGGCTCTTAACAATATTACGAAACATTCCAATGCCTCAAAAGCTTCCATTTCAATTCGTGAATCTAAAGATTATGTTTTTTTATTAATTTTAGATAACGGAAAAGTTTCCGGCGATATCAAATATGGCATGGGCATTTATTCAATCTCAAATAGAGTTAAGGATATGAATGCCAACTTGGATATTTCTACTGTGAACGGATTCAGAATTTTTATTACTATTCCTAAATAA
- a CDS encoding rod shape-determining protein, whose protein sequence is MPYFRKNLAIDLGTASVLVYVRGKGVVLNEPSVVAMDTFSKNILAVGSQAKKMLGRTPGNIVATRPMKDGVIANFNATEKMLKYFIQKATGRTMVRPNVIICVPSQITQVQKRAVLQASRNAGANKTYLIEEPLAAAIGSGVDIADPGGNMIIDIGGGTTDVAVIALGGIVINRSIKVAGDECDEAIADYIRKKFNMLIGERTAEDIKINIGNAMPNELDDKLYEVRGRNLINGLPMHVFVTSTDISEALEKPLDNIVDAVHYVLDKTPPELAADLFERGALMTGGGSLIPGLDRRIEDRIGISVRLADGPVSAVVKGTGKSLQWINKLDSDDSSYSEARRRALEERERLRRR, encoded by the coding sequence ATGCCGTATTTTAGAAAAAATTTAGCTATTGATTTGGGAACCGCTAGCGTATTGGTATATGTTAGGGGTAAAGGTGTTGTTTTGAATGAACCTTCAGTAGTAGCAATGGATACATTTTCAAAAAATATATTAGCAGTAGGGTCACAGGCCAAAAAGATGCTTGGAAGAACTCCAGGAAATATTGTTGCTACCAGACCGATGAAAGACGGAGTCATTGCAAACTTTAACGCCACGGAAAAGATGCTTAAATATTTCATCCAAAAGGCTACAGGAAGAACGATGGTCAGACCTAATGTAATTATTTGTGTACCCAGTCAGATCACACAGGTTCAAAAAAGAGCGGTTTTACAAGCCAGTAGGAATGCAGGTGCGAATAAGACCTATTTAATAGAAGAACCCCTTGCAGCAGCAATAGGTTCTGGGGTAGACATTGCAGATCCGGGCGGAAATATGATTATAGATATCGGTGGAGGAACTACCGATGTTGCCGTTATTGCACTTGGAGGTATTGTAATTAACAGGTCTATCAAAGTTGCAGGAGATGAATGTGACGAGGCTATTGCCGATTATATAAGAAAAAAATTCAATATGCTAATCGGTGAAAGAACAGCAGAAGATATTAAAATAAATATTGGAAATGCTATGCCTAATGAGCTTGATGACAAACTATATGAAGTAAGAGGCAGAAATTTAATAAATGGACTGCCCATGCATGTATTTGTAACATCAACTGACATCAGTGAAGCACTTGAAAAACCTTTGGACAATATAGTTGATGCAGTTCATTATGTACTTGATAAAACTCCACCTGAACTTGCGGCTGACTTGTTTGAAAGAGGAGCATTAATGACAGGCGGAGGTTCCCTAATCCCCGGTTTAGATAGGCGAATAGAGGACAGAATCGGCATCAGTGTAAGACTTGCAGATGGACCTGTATCTGCGGTAGTAAAGGGAACAGGAAAGTCGCTACAATGGATAAATAAGCTTGATTCTGATGACTCATCTTACTCTGAAGCAAGAAGAAGAGCTCTTGAAGAAAGAGAGAGACTTAGAAGAAGATAG
- a CDS encoding ABC transporter ATP-binding protein, whose protein sequence is MIIEVVNLIKRYKELTALDNFNLSVKEGEIYGLLGPNGSGKTTAINSILSLLKYDSGSIKVFGEVMSPINYKVKRRIGYVPQEVAVMEELTVRENIDLFCGLYVEDAKLRKKYVEEAMDFVEISSFQKYTPKKLSGGLKRRLNIACGIAHKPELIFFDEPTVAVDPQSRNNILEGIQKLNQMGSTIVYTSHYMEEVEQICTNITIMDKGKNLITGDTEELKKAVGLSDKLIIKNHNIDEENIKKIKNIEFVEGIAHENGTLEVSISNDIAIGTIINLLKNSNVYYGSLNLKEPNLNDVFLSITGKELRDNV, encoded by the coding sequence ATGATAATTGAAGTAGTTAATTTAATAAAGAGATATAAAGAGCTAACGGCTTTGGATAATTTCAATTTATCTGTAAAAGAGGGTGAAATTTACGGTTTATTAGGTCCTAATGGCTCAGGTAAAACAACAGCAATAAATAGTATACTTTCATTATTAAAATATGATAGTGGTAGTATTAAAGTATTTGGAGAAGTGATGTCTCCTATTAACTATAAAGTAAAAAGAAGAATAGGGTATGTCCCTCAAGAAGTTGCAGTAATGGAAGAACTAACAGTTCGAGAAAATATTGACTTATTCTGTGGACTTTATGTTGAAGATGCAAAGCTTAGAAAAAAATATGTTGAGGAAGCTATGGATTTTGTAGAAATATCAAGTTTTCAAAAATATACCCCTAAAAAGTTAAGTGGAGGTTTAAAGAGAAGACTAAATATAGCATGCGGTATTGCGCATAAACCTGAACTGATATTCTTCGATGAACCAACAGTAGCAGTAGATCCTCAAAGTAGAAATAATATACTAGAAGGGATACAAAAACTTAATCAAATGGGGTCAACCATAGTTTATACTTCTCATTATATGGAAGAAGTAGAACAGATATGTACAAATATTACCATAATGGATAAAGGAAAGAACCTAATAACAGGTGATACTGAGGAATTAAAAAAAGCTGTAGGATTGAGCGATAAGCTTATAATTAAAAACCATAATATAGATGAGGAAAATATTAAAAAAATTAAAAATATAGAATTCGTAGAAGGAATAGCACATGAAAACGGAACATTAGAAGTATCGATATCAAATGATATTGCGATAGGAACGATAATAAACCTTCTAAAGAATAGTAATGTCTATTATGGAAGTTTAAACTTGAAAGAGCCTAATCTAAACGATGTATTTTTAAGCATCACAGGTAAGGAGTTGAGGGATAATGTTTAA